A stretch of DNA from Acinetobacter sp. C26M:
GGTGGATCAATTCGCATCCCTGCTTCTTATTGCGGTTTATTCGGACTCAAACCGAGTCGTGGACGTACGCCATGGGGGCCACAATTTAGCGAAGCTATGCACGGCGCCGCCATGCAGCATGTACTCAGCAAAACCATTCGGGATAGTGCAGCTATGCTCGATGCAGTACAAGGCCCTGAACAAACTTCATTATTTCGTATTGAAGCCCCTGCACAGAATTACTTGGATGTTATTCAGCAAGCACCCAAAAAACTCAGAATCGCCTTTAATACCCAATCACCAATTGGTACCAAGATTTCTAAAGACGCGATCCAAGCGGTACAACAAACCGCTAAACTTTTGGAGTCATTGGGACATATTGTGGTTGAAGATCGCCCAAAAATAGATGGCTTAGCGCTGGCAAAAGATTTTGTCACCACTTGGTTTAGCCAGTTCTCTTATATGCAGGCACAAATCAAGCAAATGGCGGGCGCAACAGATCATGATTTTGAACTGGATTCGATTGCTTTGGCCGCCTTTGGTGCGAAAACGACCGCGACAGAATATATTCACACGCTCAATAATTGGGGACTGTACAGCACCCAAATGAATATTTTCTTTGAAAAATATGACTTATACCTTACCCCAACCACGGCCTCAGTCGCGCCAAAAAATGGTGAAGTCGCTACACCTGCCTGGCAGAAACCAATTTTAAAAGGCTTGTTAAAAGTTGGAAAAGCGCATTATCTGGCTCAAGGCAAACTGGTTGAAAAAATGGTACAGGACAATTTAAGC
This window harbors:
- a CDS encoding amidase family protein — protein: MKFSEYVQYDGLGLAKLVQNKEVQPSELLEIALERSNQVNPKLNAIIIPMYEQAKQRAQQTLSGPFAGVPFLVKDLFQEYQGVPTSYGSQALKKINYTPDFNAEIVNRWEQTGIVTFGRTNTPEFGIKGITEPDAWGTCRNPWNLKHNSGGSSGGAASAVAGGLVPIAGAGDGGGSIRIPASYCGLFGLKPSRGRTPWGPQFSEAMHGAAMQHVLSKTIRDSAAMLDAVQGPEQTSLFRIEAPAQNYLDVIQQAPKKLRIAFNTQSPIGTKISKDAIQAVQQTAKLLESLGHIVVEDRPKIDGLALAKDFVTTWFSQFSYMQAQIKQMAGATDHDFELDSIALAAFGAKTTATEYIHTLNNWGLYSTQMNIFFEKYDLYLTPTTASVAPKNGEVATPAWQKPILKGLLKVGKAHYLAQGKLVEKMVQDNLSWVPFTQLANVTGLPAMSVPLYWNKHGMPLGSQFIAPFGREDRLLQLAAQLEQTQPWLQQYKHIQI